Proteins from a genomic interval of Rhodothermales bacterium:
- a CDS encoding alanine racemase translates to MTWIDELPTPSVLIEKARLEANIAAMQTMADAQEVALRPHTKTHKSVRIARLQREAGARGLTVAKVGEAETLVEHGFTDIRLAYPIIGEDKLGRVQRLMNQARITFCVDTLRGARLASNWFGALDRPAEVLLEVDVGYGRCGLRWDDPDSVDVAREIASMPGVKVIGILTHAGHSYNGPDGDETAEQALRRVSREERDHMLAFASALGHAGLADPASFEISVGSTPSMRYFENAERDGFRVTEIRPGNYVFHDAIQVALGVAEWAQCALTVHTTVISKHRNDDGSERVFLDAGKKVITSDRVPSTGLHGTLLYNPRVMEPLPHARLHGLSEEHGWVSVSGGATLEVGDQVRVVPAHSCVVANMLDEVVLVDGDHVLETWVVDSRGRVS, encoded by the coding sequence ATGACGTGGATTGACGAGCTCCCCACCCCCTCCGTCCTGATCGAGAAGGCCCGACTTGAGGCCAACATCGCAGCCATGCAAACCATGGCCGATGCGCAGGAGGTGGCCCTCCGGCCGCACACCAAAACCCACAAATCGGTTCGCATAGCCCGCCTGCAACGGGAGGCCGGCGCACGCGGACTGACTGTAGCAAAGGTGGGGGAAGCCGAGACGCTGGTCGAGCATGGGTTCACCGACATTCGTCTGGCCTACCCCATCATCGGCGAGGACAAACTCGGCAGGGTCCAGCGCCTGATGAATCAGGCGCGCATCACCTTCTGTGTGGACACGCTTCGAGGCGCTCGCCTGGCTTCGAACTGGTTTGGCGCCCTGGACCGACCGGCGGAGGTGCTGCTGGAAGTGGACGTGGGTTACGGGCGATGCGGCCTGCGATGGGACGACCCGGATTCGGTCGATGTGGCCAGGGAGATTGCGTCCATGCCTGGCGTCAAGGTGATCGGCATCCTGACCCACGCGGGCCATTCGTACAACGGGCCCGATGGTGATGAAACGGCCGAGCAAGCCCTACGGCGCGTTTCAAGGGAAGAACGCGATCACATGCTCGCCTTCGCTTCCGCACTCGGCCATGCGGGGCTGGCAGACCCCGCATCGTTCGAGATCTCTGTCGGATCGACGCCGTCCATGCGGTACTTCGAGAATGCCGAGCGAGACGGCTTCAGGGTAACAGAGATCCGCCCGGGTAACTACGTGTTTCATGACGCGATTCAGGTGGCCCTGGGGGTCGCAGAGTGGGCCCAGTGCGCACTTACGGTGCATACCACCGTGATCTCCAAGCATCGCAACGACGACGGCTCCGAACGGGTTTTCCTCGATGCCGGCAAGAAGGTGATCACCTCGGACCGGGTTCCTTCCACAGGCCTGCACGGCACGTTACTCTACAACCCCCGGGTCATGGAGCCCCTTCCGCACGCACGGCTGCATGGCTTGTCTGAAGAGCATGGTTGGGTGTCGGTATCCGGCGGCGCGACGCTGGAGGTGGGGGATCAGGTGCGCGTCGTGCCGGCTCACTCCTGCGTGGTCGCAAACATGCTCGATGAGGTGGTTCTTGTCGACGGGGATCACGTGCTGGAGACCTGGGTCGTGGACTCGCGAGGTCGAGTCAGCTAG